The segment gattttccaaattccaaCTTCTCAAATAACCTCAATTTCCCCATCTTCCATCTTTAGagattttaggttttaaaagtctcatttttaataaaatgttgatGCCATTCTCCCTTTGGGCATGCAATTTTCATCTCCCCTGTTTTTAAACTGTTTTGAAATAAGCATAAATCTAATCTTGTAATTCCGCATAATGGAGTTATtagaattgattcatgcaaaataaatgggttaTGGTAGGGGCcctacatcaaataaatttcctCTAAAATAAGAatggaattaaataaaatgtcaTACATGATGTTGGCGCTTCTTTATCTAGTTTGGTGATATGAGTGTCATACTTTATGTTCATTActatgcactaaccccattttgtGATAGCACGTTGTCGTTTGCTGATCAAGTACGCATCCACTTCCACTTGGGTTATTCTCTATGCATATTCTAATgttcatatgtgcatgatcgattcaagtattcatcgattttctcattgattgtcCTGTTAGCTtcactttattagtagagacccaactttagggacttagaggggtgctacggtctccaccgtaccttcccgataagtaatctgacccccaaacccaatccggtttttcacataccaccttttctaaaataaggagtcacacttaaggtttttctttcttattttatttaccctttaaaaataaaacaaaaataagtgacgactccaagtgggaaacgcatgagccgaaatgcgtgGTCCATAAAAGAGTTCTTGGCAAACTATGATTTTGAGTGGGTACATAAAGTAGGTAGGCACAACCAGTATAGATGCCCTTATTCGGAAAAAGGTAACAGAATTTGTTGGATCCTTATCTAGAGTTATGACATATTTCACTGCCAGGGTGACATAGGAAGCTTCACAAGATTTTGCATACAACAAACTAGTGGAGCAAGTGAAGGAATGCACCACTAGACTCTACTAGTTGGAAAACGGACTATTATATTATATGGATAGGAAGTTGTATGTTCCCTCCAACAAATTAAGATGGGAGTTGTTGAAGGAAACGCATGATACAAAATAGGTTGGTCACCTCGAAGAAGAGATGACATTTGCTTTGATTTCCCAATCCTTAAATTGACCCAATATGAAGAATGACATGCAGGCTTATGTGAAATCATGTCTAGTATGTCAAATGGATAAGATAGAGTGGAATAAGGAAGTAGGCCTATTGCATTCTCTACCTATCCCTGAACGACCATGGCAGTGTCTTTCAATGGATTTTAATATTAGATTCCTTAAGGTGTAGGGATATAGATTTATCTTCGTGGTGGTTGACAAATTCTCGAAGAATGTAGTGTTCACCCTAGCACCACATGAATGCCCTACTGAGAAAGCCACAAGACTCTTCTTCAGCAATGTGGTGAAATACTTTGGGATACTCAAGGATATTGTGAGTGACACAAACTCACAATTCAAGCAGGTTTTGGGTGGAGTTGTTGAAGATGATGGGAACAGAATACAAGTTCTCCACCACCAATCACCCTCAGATGGATGTGTAGACTGAGAGGTTGAATGTTTTGTTAGAGGAATACTTAAAGCACTACGTATCAACTACACAACAAAACTGGCTCGAGCTCATAAATGCAGCACAGTTGTCTTACAACCTGCATCAAAGTTCTGCAATCGGGAAGAGCCCATTCAAGATAGTAATTAGGTTCCAACTACATATGCCTATGGTTGTACTGGCTACTTCTTAACTAGGACAAAGTGTGAGTCCTATAGCATACCAGTTTGCTAAGACCCATCAAAAATTACTTGATGAAGCCCGAGAGAGCCTAGAGAAGGCCAGCTAACGAAGGAAAAATTATGCTGATAAAGGAAAGAGACCACTAGAGTACCAAGTGGGAGATAGAGCAATGCTCAAGCTCACTCCtcagatttggaagaaaatcaAAGTAGGCAATATCAAAAGGGCCTTATTCTGAGATACGATGGTTCTTTTGAGATTGTAAAGAAGATTGGTGTTGTCGCTTACAAACTGAAGCTTCCAAAGAGATTGCAACTTTACCTCTCATTCCATGTAAGCTTCCTAAAGCCCTATCACAAGGATCTTGATCCAAATATAGTGCAAGCAAAGAGGCCACCTCCTAACATCCAAAAGGAGTTTAGTAGGGACATAGCAAGCATCCTAAGGGATGGGAAGATAAGAAATTGGAAGAATAAGTTGACTGAGTTTTTGATTCATTAGAAGGGGACGCCTAAGAATGAATCAAGTTGGGAGAAATGTGCCACCTTATGGTAGTTTGAAGATAAGGTACAAGAGTACTTATAAGCCAAGTCGACGAGGGCGTTGAAAAGGCAAAGTGAGGGTGAAGGGGGTTTGTCAACCCCTTAAATTGAATATGTTGGCATGGTGGTCTCATTTGGGCTACACCTTAGCCCCATGAGTAATGGAAGGTGTAATGTGTGGGATGGATGCCTCGGAATGGTATGCAAGTTACTTACACACATGGGCAACTACAACACTCAAGCATGCTAGCGCTATAGCATGCAAAGCCAAACGCACATGCACAAGCTCGATGCCCTCATGTGGTATAACCTGTGGGCACAACAACACGGGGATTGTGGGAACTTGGATGGGATGCCTCGGACAAATGGGCCACGATGTAGCATAAATGAGCATAACCTCAACAATGAGGGCCTTGATGCATGAGCCTAACACACATAGATGTAGTAGCACGCAAGTCATGTGTAGGTAGACGTGAGTAGAAAGGTCTGTGGCAAGCTTGAGCTGGATTAACTCAAGGCAAGTGTAGGGCAGACTAGAGTCAGATCATATAAGACACATCTTGGCATTAGGATAAGCCTGAGCAAGGTGTGGTCTTCTACAACAGTAGGCACAGTGAGGTGATGTATAGTATTTATATGAGTTGGACTCCTATCGCATGAGACTCTTAGTCGAAGTAAGAGATTGAGGCTTGATGCAAGGAGAGAGGGACTCCTGACACACGAAGACTCCTAATTAGGATGGGAAACTAAGTCTTCATGCATAAGTGATAGAGACATGTGGCACGAGAACTTGAGATTAAGTAGGACTTAGAGTCCTATTCAATGTGGCATTTGTTAAGCTTGAGTTAGAGTCAAACTAGGACTCAAACGCAGCATGTATAAAAAAGGGTTTGTGTGCCTTCAAAAAGTAAATGAACTACCTGATGCTTATTGTGAGAGTCTTTACCTGAGAATTTTTTGTATTATGTTGTGTGATCAATAAAATACGAGTTGGGGAAAGCCTTGTAACCTTTGTGTGTACCTTGTATCCTAAAGAAAGGCTAGTCTAGAATGTGTCTAAGCGCCACAGATACACGAAAACTTGAGACCCGAAATTGTGTGTGTGACAACTAGCTAGTATGAGGAGGAATAAGGTTAGGATGAGAGTTTCATGATTTACTCTTGCCTATGGTGAGAAAATGGTAGATGTTGGAGTCCTTATAGATCATTCTCAATGGGCTTAGACTCAATTATCACCACATGTAGAATAGAATCCCATTTTGAAGAGGATCCTTACTTAACAAGTGATAGGGGAGGGATTTAAAATGAGAGATTATAGGAACCATTTAATGTGTGATTGAGCAGAATAGATGAGGGAGGAGAGTTAAGAGTAGTTTTAAACTCCCCATCTACCTTATCTCTTAGGCCTTTATAAATAGAGACTTTCACTCTCATATTAGGCATCAATCACAAGCATAAGAGTGATTTAAGGGTTTGAGTGATGTCTTGtctcttttgtttctttcttattttaaggAGGTTGGCGTGACCATGGAAAGTAGTTTATAATCTAATAGCATGCACTACTGAGGGCACCCATATTCTAACATCATGAAGATATCAAATCTACACATCTTTTAGTTCCATTGTATCTTTTGAAGGGTAGATATATTTccgatttattttttctatttaatttattcttaagatTTAATCatatatctttcttttaaatatgtttatattattgttacaatgtttaaatttccaaaaacaaaacataataaaataaaatttacttaaaatttatattttaacattcctatttcttatgtggaagaaatataatttttttttaaaaaaaaatggtagagtcataaaaaaataatggttaATTTCATTAGCATCTCTTGAGATTTAGTGAAAATATACCTAACCACTATTGTTTCAAATTCATCAATTAGCAGCTCTATAGATATAtttaatatgtcaaatttatttttagagaaatttaaagtaaaaatattttaagtaggtatattctctaaaaaataaattttataaacgAAATAAATTTATAGGGATATTTACACCAAATCTTGGAGGGTTTAAGTGAAattaatcctaaaaaataatttcttaaggggtatttaattatgttttcaaagtttctttttaaagttaaaacaaATGGATTTgattagttgtttttaaaatcacttctcaataaacaaaaacaaaaacaaaaatttgtttgaataaataaatttaatttgtttaaaacatacaattttaatttttagtttgtaaaagaaatttcaaagttcCATATCTATTAATATtagattaaatttaatttaattcttactaaaataaaagttaattatggtttgaattgaatttgttTAATCACCGTTactctaaaatttcattttatacCTCTTCTAATCTtctcatttgttaattttactcACCTTCCTtcgatttaaaataaaagttattcaATGAAATTTCAAGCTAATAATAACTAAATGTATTTAACCTAAAGTCACAAgagataaatgaaattaaccctaaaattaaaaataactttataattacaaataaattaaagatatatcaaaacacatttttagTCTATATTAAAATACCAAACGATTCTCGAAATTGTTTTAGttagaatcactcccaaatgaGCTAAATCTCACATGATTTAGAGCCCATTTGTCTACTAGTTTGTACAGCACTAGAAACTAGTTGCCAACCCTCATGTTCAGaggaatatgaaaatgaaatcatatcatatcatatcatcAGATCTTTTACAGACATTTTATATAATGGTATAGGAACCATGATGTCCTATAAAATCAAATGAAGCACTGCTCCACTACACTACTAAGATTCAGCACTTCAACTCACAGATTAAGATTTACATTCATGTGTATGGAGGTGGAGGCTCCCATAAAACATATCTGAATCACAAACTCCCATGACATATACATAGACTCATACAAATTTTAAGGTATGAATATGCATCAAGAATCCACGCAGCTATGACAGAATGCTGCTAATAATTCCTCCTCTAGGCAACCTACTTTGTTGCGCCACATGGTAGAACCCACCCCACTAGATTCGATCCTTCCCGTCGATGCCTTGATTGCCAAGCCTGGAACAGAGACACATTGTTCAAGGGTGTTTATAAAAGCCATTCTTTGTTCAATTCTAattgaaagcttcaatgtatgTTTCCACAATCATTGACTGGAGTTCGTAATTTGGACGGTAAAAACAGTTTCTAGCAAGAAAATGTAACATCAGTGCAGGCCGTGAACATTAAAGAGGTTGTCTGAGATGGGCCATGAGAAATCACTGCTATTGCAGGCAGTAAAACATTAGTTGCTATGGGTACATACCTTCTTCAGAGGAAACGTGGGGGCTCCCCAGCAATGTACCTTGGAATCCTCCCTCAGTCtgccaaaaaataaatgagaaaacaaatgaacaagTATCTTAAAGTACATGCAAGAAAATGCATGGCACAGGAAAATTTCTCAGTGCTAAGATGATATTTCAATGTCAAGTGAGTTTGAAGTTTAGGCATCATATTTGTACTCAAATCAGGGAAGGCTTAGCATCAGCATGATGTTAAGATTGCTCAAAGTGCTTGCCAAAGTGCACAAAACGAGGGAAAATCACCATTTAATGGACAAAGGAGAGCCTGCATTTGAAAGTATAGTCATCCAAGAAAACAAGTCTCTTGTATCACAAATGAGAACATGCATGTCAATCACAATTTACAGTCAAGTACTAGTGCAGTTCACAGTTCCTCAATAGATGCCCCTgtctatatatgtatgaattgGGATTCTATAGAGTTATATGGAACACAACTGATGGCAAGTAACTTCAACTTCAGAAACAGCTCATTACAACAATCAAATAGGTGATACAGCTTGCTTTGGCACCAAATTATGGATCCCATGGTGTTATATTCTTCAAATGTGAAAATGTTAGTCAGTGTTGTTCAAAATATTATGGCAAACATTGAATCCTACTCCACCATGCTTGTCCTATATGGGTAACATATTGAGTAGGATGGGCACTTTGTTCCAAGGGTTTGAAAACTCAAGAAACCTTTCTGGACATAAACTCACTTTCTTGCCATTCGCAAGGAACCATTAATTCATCACCTAAAACACAAAAGATAGACTGATAGAGGAATAGTTATAGCATTCCCCCGTCAAGATCCtctataaaatttagaaaacactgaTTATCAGCTTATTCATCAAATCTTGTAAGTTGAGGGATCATCTTAATGGATAGTACTATCTTAATACACAACTTCAAACTtgtcttcaaatttaatctttttatggATAACTTTTTACTCATTCTACTGGACAGTAGTCATTTTTCTTGAGGGATGCTGTCCAAATCAAAGATGATAGGAAATCTGAAGATATTTTCAATCAACACTACTGAAGTACATATCACAGGAAAGAAGGgcattggaaaagaaaaaaataacttcaaaacTACTTACCCATCCTCATCTCTGGGGCAGGAATTAAAATTGTTAGAGCTGCTGGAGAAAGCATAACGATCATTGGCCCAGAAATATGGTTCAAAAGATGTATTCTTGGGGACAGACAATGCAAGCTTGTTTTGTGCTTGGTACCTCAAACAGGTCATCTGAGAAGCCTCTGATGATCGTAACTTTTTATGGAATCCAAAAGTGTTGAAGAGACAGTTTGGTTGATTCTCTGGTTCCTGGCATCCACAGCTGCTTTGCTCTTCCTTAGAAGAACCAACCTCAAATCCAGTCCCCTTTGGTATTTCATCTTGAAATGATCTGTGAGGAGTGATTGTTCCAATGCCTAGCACATTTCCTTCCCTATTTCTTAAAGTCCTTGCCGCTTCCGTTCTCAGATAGCAGACATGTGACACTTGAGAACCACAGTCTGACGAACAAGTTCCTATAGTTTTGTCCCTGATCATCGCTTTCTCAGAGGTGAAATCAGAACAATCAGACTGATCACTTCCATGTTCAGAAGTTGAATGTGATTTAAGTCGCATTCTGCGGGAACAACTGAAAAAACTGAAGGATGGCTTCTTCACTTTAGCATACCCTTTCACAGAAGTGCAAGGTGCAAGATTGATCCTAATCTCCACATTACAACCCAGGATAGACTGGAGTGAGCTTGCAATCAGTTTCCATGATTTCTCAGCCTTGGAAACATAGTCAGGATGCTGGAATTCCAGTTCAGCTACTGCCATACCTGAGATTTGAGCCATGACTAACTCATCACTTGGAAGACATTATGTAAAATCCAAAATGAAGATGATAAGGAAAAAACAGAAGTGCACAAGCACCTGCACTAATTTCATACTgccaaaccaaaataaaatacttGACAAAGACTAAGTTGAAAGCAGTTGAACAATGTGAGACATGGTCTCCACTACAGTCTTTAGTGTACGTCACAAGCAACTAAAAAAGTTAACAGTAAAATTAATGAGGTAGCAGCCCACCCAACTATAGCTGAATTTTATACTATCTCTAACATATCCATTTGAGCTCCTTTAACTATTTAAACAGATTTTCCTACCAAATTTACcataataaagtgttttctgtCAATTAGATATATTTACATTATCAGTCATATAAGATGAAACAGTAAACAGAGTAAGATTCCATTAAAGGTAAAACAATTAAATCCTCTATGCATTGAGTTCCTCCTTTTGTTCCTATACTTATGGATGAACTGATTACACATACTCTCCAAAAGGCTGTGAGTTAGTTGTTGTTTGGTGACGACAAAGTTCCAATAAACAGCAAAGTTGGGATAATGCTACAAAGAACTAAGTGAAATGCTTTACAATCAAAACGTTTCAACTTTCAAGAGAAATACATAAGATAGAAGATGCAGGAAGTAGTTCAGAAAAGATTAGGGCATAATGTTGATAATGATGAGCAGTAACGATGCCTATTGGGCAGGTTAATCAGCTACACAGCTCACCCCACACCTTCTAACATGGGTTGATTACCAAATTCAACTTGCGCATTCAAAATAACAAACATTTAAGCTTAGGCATTGCACCACATTAGCTTTGTATTGCATATACTTTCTCAAACAGTTACATCATACACTACAGGTTTAAcatgttttaagttttaatacAAAGTTGAAGATTGCTTTGCTATTTTGTAAGTGTTTAAACCACTTCATTATCGTCATATTTTGATCTGCTCAATTGTCTAAAAGAGAGAATTTTTCTGCTCAATTAATAAGTTGCATGCAAAGCCAACAGTGGGGATAGGGATCTGTTAGGTTGGTTTTTTTCCCTCTCCTTATGACACttcaaaaggaagaaaagtaAATAGAAAGTTCAATTGAAACAACACCAAGCACACCACTGCATGCCACTTGAGTCTTAAATATGCGTTTCCTGTACCAATTTCTACATGAATTGTTATATGTAGAACAAAGGTTGCAGGAGAGAGAAAAACCACCATATGCATTTACCTTGGCTAACAATGACAGAAGACAACTTCCCTTGCTTCCTCAGAAAGTTTTTGAGTGAACTGGATTGACATATTTCAGTAGCTTGCTTCCATAAAAATTCTAATTGTCCTTTGCAATCCTCCTGTACTTCACATATATGTGGTTTATTGTTGTCACATGCACAAGTGACAAGGCGCTTCACGTTTTCCCCTATGGATATTGTGCATCAAAAATCAGTATGTGCCTTTGAAGAAAAGAACTAGGACATAAAAACCAAACCTCAATAACCTATTTGAACCACATCAATCGATGAAACCACTATTCCAGCCtcattaagaaataaaactcatgcAATAGTAAGCACTAATCTGAATCATTTTTACCTCTTGGATGCTCTGTTCTCAAAAATGCCCTTGAATCATTTGCATCCAAGAAAGAAGACTCCACAGAGCTTAACTGTAGAAGAGCTACAGTCAGCCACGTTGTTTGATTCTTTGATGCCCTCAATTGTTTCTCAGTTTCAGAAAGAATTTTCAATGCATGACTAAGCTTCTGCAAGTCCACTTCAGCTATGACACAGACAATAGCaaccattaaaaaatttatacaaaacACAACAAAATAGCACAACTCTATCATGTTTGAACACTTCCTAGTAACATGATCCAAGGTAGTACCGACAAATCACTAGAGTTTCCTTAACTGACTAATTAGCGAATTAGCAAAATTCAACTTTCCATTCTCCAAAGTTGAGTTAATTAAGCCAAGTCAAGAGCTAACTTTTTGGCAACAATCTCTTAAAATAATCAAGATTGTAAAAGCAAAccttttttatatgtatatttttgtgGTTTTGCATGCATATATCCACCTCGcctatgaaaaagaaatttctgATGGAATCCACCTTGTCAGTGGCCATAAAGGGGGACTTGGTATAAtaataaactataaaaatacAGTAAtcaatatttaaacaaaaaaggCTGAGCTTACAAGTATGtccttcaaaaaaatttcttctaaCTTCAGAAGTGCCTTCTTGGCATTTTCCAGCAAGAATATCCATTATGAGATTTGCTAGCTGTGATATCAGTTGCATAGGATCAATCCTTGATCTCATCAATTCCCTGGCCCTTCTAACTGTATTTGAGGTGTCAGATGACAAAGCTAGATCCAGTAAATCAAGCAACTCGTCATCAGAAACAATTCCAATCTGCATAGACATATTAAAAGGATAATTATGTCACTTTTTTATGGAGAGCGAGATGCATTATAAACAAACAAAGATAAAACTTACAAGTTCATAGGTCATGGACATAGTAATTCTTTTTCCAAGCAAGCTCAGCTGATCAAGCATCATCTCTGCATCCCGAAGTGAACCATTAGATTTAGCAGCAATGAAGTCTAAAGCAACCTGGTCAAATTCTAGACATTCTTCAACACAGATTCTCCCCAATTTGCTTGCAATATCAGCATCTTTTATCTTTGGAAAGTGGTACCTTTGGGACCGTGACACTGCACTCCGTGGCAGCTTATCCAGGCTAGGAGTGATCATTATGAAGACAACATGTTGAGGAAGGTCATCTAGGCTATTCAAAACAGTAGCCCAAGTTTCCCCTCGCAACAAATGGCACTCATCAATTATGAAGACCTTAAATCGTGAGGAAACAGGACGGCCAATGGCATGCTTAATAAGGGATCTCATTCTACCTGTTTGATTAATTCTCACAGTATCTATCTCTTTACTGTCCCTACTCCTTCCAGAAAAGAACAAAACACATTCTCGGCATAGACCACATGGCCTATGCTCCTCAAGCGACAGACAATTCAATGCCGCTGCAAAAATCCTTGAGGCAGAAGTTTTACCCGTACCACGAGGACCATGAAAGAGATAAAAGGAGGTTATCCTTCCTCTTGAGATGGCACCCAAGAGAGACCTTGCCACTACATTTTGTCCCACCAACTCATTGAAAGCTTTTGGCCTGAATTTCTGACTGAGACTCCTAGGGCTTTCTGAATATGGAGTAATTTCATTGTTAAAGCATTTCCAGCTCCATTTCTGTCCAGATAGAATTGTCTCACCAACTTCCCCCAATAACAGTGGATTGTCTTCTACATCTGAAAGAAGATTTGATTCTCTAAATCTCGGAGTTCTTGACCAGCAGCACCTTATCCCACATCCACGATCATTATGATCAATAGCATTAGACTCTTCATTTGCAAGTAATGATGTACTGCGGCTTGACCCTTCCAGCAGCACATCACTTAGTGATGGGCAAGGACTACCTACACAACTCACAACATCACCCAGTCCAgtaaatgattttaattgatttttgtaTCGGGATTTCCATTTTGATGCAGTATGATCAGTCCGTTCAGCATGTGATGATCCTAAAATTGGTCCATTACATGAATCTGCACCCTCCAAACCATTACTTGAAGGTGTAATGTTCATCAAGTCCAATCCGTTCTCCCTGAGCTCACTACAATATCTTTCGCTTAATGATTTCTTTTCATATGCTTCTTCCTTAATTGTTCCAAAATAATCCAATCCATCAGCCCTTTTAGTTACTGTAGGAGCCAAACCTGTGTTTCCAAAGAAACCTGGATTCTCACTTGAAAACAACTTAGGGTCAGGTTTTCTCAAACCACCATAGGGTTCCTCTCTTTGTCCAGGAAAATTTTCTAAACCCAAAAGACCATTATTATCTGGGCCACCTTCTTGAAAACCATTTACAAATCTCAGAGAAATCCCATTACTTGAATTGGTTTCCCAGTTCAGACTATCAACCAAAGCAGAGAATTTACTCATGGAGTTAGTGGATGGATCCCTCAGTGACCTCACTCTCCTAAGTGCCACCAGAGTTTTTGAAATAGGGATATCAACAGAATGCCTTCGCCCATCCATCATCTCAAAAGGTAAAATTAGTGCAACAACAAAGGATACAAAGTTCAAATTTCAGGACCCACTAAAAAGAGCTGCATTCCCAGCCTGAAgctgaaaaagaaattaaaaataaataaataaataatagagcAAATCACAAAACCACTTACAAGGACCACCACACTACTCCACTACTCAAAAGAGGTACAAAATCTATATGGCTTTTACAATCCAGAAACACACAGTACgatcaaaatggaaaagaaacttAAATGACACCACCATCAAtcgaaaaaaattcaaaaacaatcTCCCCCCATGCTTTCACAAACCCTTCAAAAATTAtccaccaaaattaaaattttcattagagattttttttttttttaataaaaacaaatggaaaagaaaagagaccAGAATCTCCTCATTTCTCATCACAGCCACTCACCAACACcataaaatggaaaacaaaaatcaaaacttcATCAACAATGGAAATCCAGAACAATGTAGTACCTTTCACCATAGATTAAAACccccaaaattttgaaaacacacCGTCTTCCTCACCTCCCACCAAAGCAATAAACTAGAGACACAAACACACCACAACAAAGCTCGAATACAGAGAAAGAATCTCCGTTACACattcaacaaaaatataatattagatcaaaaacaaacaacaatgCGAAAACGACAAAGTTGAAAAAAACGCAAACCTGTGAATTCGAATTCAAGGCGATAAAACCGGAAACCCTAACGCTAAACCTAACCCCAAAAGAAAATACTGATATCGAGAGTAGAGCACTCTGTagattaaagaagaagaaggagcagGAGCAGGAGGGGGTGGGGAGTGGCAAAGTAGTAAATGTGAGTAATTTGATGAGCCGACGTGTACAGTAcagagaagattttttttagaaaaaaatttaaaaaaattaaaaatctgaaaatttcTGGTTTGGTTGCAGAGGTTTTGCAGAGAGGGGGTGGCGCGTGCGGTGTGGCCTCGGCGAGTGAGCCTatgggcattttggtaatttcgAGCGGGACTTGGGAAAAACTGAGTGTGGTTGGTTAGGGTATGTGGCAAGTGCCGCCCACGCTCGGGCTAGCGCGTGGGGTATCCTCTATGAGTTTTCAGGAGTGGGCAGGATAGGAGGTACAGTACTTAGAGTCACATCtgaaattttccaataaatttcTTAGACTACATATAGAttctttaaaagttgttttaaaaaggataatagttttcaaaataatttttaaaaatcaaattttaaaagaaaattttaagaatataagtTAACTCAATAGTCAATACTTTCTATATaagatttattatattttatatcaaattattaatattttctatttttaaaagtaataaatagaGAGTGTATTCAATAAGCATAGAGTGTATTCAAAGAGCaaatatttgggaaaaaaaaaaagtgtttcttaaataATTACTTATTAAGAGATTTTTTCAATGACCATTTTTTGTTACATAATTTATTACTAAATGTattattaagatattttttaatttatatgcaaatatTGAGTTGTTCTTTGGTTTTTGGAAgggaaaggaaacaaagaataaaagtagaaaaaaaatcaaaattagatttaaagctaataaattatttatgtatatattaattcaaacatattttacttattttaactattcgatataaaaattaaataatttaaaaatatataaatttttaactaattttaattatattttatttttctttcatattttctatagtACATTTAAACacgaaaaaataatttttcgaatcatttttattctttacttAATACTTTATGAACTGAACATTACTTAATATATGATAATTAGCATTCTATTTTATTCATACCTTCGTCATTCACCTTTGATTTTTGTACACATCAATTTGATCACATCATTATCAGTTTGACTTACTCGTATCTTCATCAAAAAgggtttttcttatataaaatacataagGTTAATGATTTGACTAAATACATCTAATCgttataagtttgaaattttatcaaatatttttcttattttgataaaaaatgagtgaaaattagaaataa is part of the Vitis riparia cultivar Riparia Gloire de Montpellier isolate 1030 chromosome 17, EGFV_Vit.rip_1.0, whole genome shotgun sequence genome and harbors:
- the LOC117905175 gene encoding protein STICHEL-like 2, which translates into the protein MMDGRRHSVDIPISKTLVALRRVRSLRDPSTNSMSKFSALVDSLNWETNSSNGISLRFVNGFQEGGPDNNGLLGLENFPGQREEPYGGLRKPDPKLFSSENPGFFGNTGLAPTVTKRADGLDYFGTIKEEAYEKKSLSERYCSELRENGLDLMNITPSSNGLEGADSCNGPILGSSHAERTDHTASKWKSRYKNQLKSFTGLGDVVSCVGSPCPSLSDVLLEGSSRSTSLLANEESNAIDHNDRGCGIRCCWSRTPRFRESNLLSDVEDNPLLLGEVGETILSGQKWSWKCFNNEITPYSESPRSLSQKFRPKAFNELVGQNVVARSLLGAISRGRITSFYLFHGPRGTGKTSASRIFAAALNCLSLEEHRPCGLCRECVLFFSGRSRDSKEIDTVRINQTGRMRSLIKHAIGRPVSSRFKVFIIDECHLLRGETWATVLNSLDDLPQHVVFIMITPSLDKLPRSAVSRSQRYHFPKIKDADIASKLGRICVEECLEFDQVALDFIAAKSNGSLRDAEMMLDQLSLLGKRITMSMTYELIGIVSDDELLDLLDLALSSDTSNTVRRARELMRSRIDPMQLISQLANLIMDILAGKCQEGTSEVRRNFFEGHTSEVDLQKLSHALKILSETEKQLRASKNQTTWLTVALLQLSSVESSFLDANDSRAFLRTEHPRGENVKRLVTCACDNNKPHICEVQEDCKGQLEFLWKQATEICQSSSLKNFLRKQGKLSSVIVSQGMAVAELEFQHPDYVSKAEKSWKLIASSLQSILGCNVEIRINLAPCTSVKGYAKVKKPSFSFFSCSRRMRLKSHSTSEHGSDQSDCSDFTSEKAMIRDKTIGTCSSDCGSQVSHVCYLRTEAARTLRNREGNVLGIGTITPHRSFQDEIPKGTGFEVGSSKEEQSSCGCQEPENQPNCLFNTFGFHKKLRSSEASQMTCLRYQAQNKLALSVPKNTSFEPYFWANDRYAFSSSSNNFNSCPRDEDGLREDSKVHCWGAPTFPLKKAWQSRHRREGSNLVGWVLPCGATK